AGCGCGCCCGCAGCGGCTCCGGCACGTGCTCCAGCGCCTCCCGCACACTGCGGTACATGGCGATCACGTCGGTGCTGCCGGTCTGCTCCAGCAGGTACGTCACCCGCCGGCCGACGGCGGCGAGCAGCAGTTCGCCGCCCTGCCTGCGCAGCAGCCAGCGCACCGCGAAGAGGCAGTTGAGGCCGCGGGAGTCGCAGAAGGTGAGCGTGGTGAGGTCGAGGACGACGTAGCGGTGCCCGGAGTCCACGCACGACCCCACGGTGTCGAGGAAGAGCCGCTCGCCCCCGTGGTCCAGTTCGCCGCCGACGCGGATCACCGCGCACTGCGCGCTGGAGCTGAGCACGTTCAACGTCAGCCGGTGTGCCCTCATCGTCCCTCCCTCCCGCGGCCTCCGGTCCTGCGGCCTCCGGTCCCGCTGCTGCCTCCGGCGTCAGGTCACCACCGCTTGACGGTCCTGGACACCGTGTGCCCGACCGCGAGGTAGACGCAGGCGGCGATCCCGTAGTTGAGCAGGACCTGCCACCAGTCGGGGTCCACGGTGAACATGTCGCGGGACCAGCCCGCGAGCCAGCTCGCGATGTCGTGCACGAAGGCGACGAAGTCGTTCGAGCGGTTCGCGTCGAGGACGTACAGGAGTATCCACAGTCCGATCACGATCGCGGCCAGATCCGCGATCCCGGCGATCACCGCCGCCGCACTGGGTCTGCTTCTGTTCGGCATTCACGGCGTCTTGCCGAGTAACGAATCGGTAAACGCCGCGCGGGGGCGGGGCTTCGGTGGCGTACGTCACGGGACGGGCCGGGGCGTACGCCACCGGCATGGCGCGCGGCGCCGGGGCGGCGGCACCGTGAGAATGCCGGGATGAGCGTCGCCGTCTGCCTCTTCACGTCCGACCTGCGGCTGCACGACAACCCCGCGCTGCACGCCGCCGTGCACGCCGCCGATGACGTCGTGCCGCTGTTCGTGGCGGACGACGCCCTCGCCCGGATCGGGTTCGCGCCGCCCAACAGGCGGGCGTTCCTCGCGGACTGCCTCGCCGGTCTCGACGAGGCGCTGCGGGCGCGCGGCGGCCGCCTCGTCGTCCGCGCCGGGGACCCGGTCCGCGAGGCCGTCCGGGTCGCGGCGGCCGCGGGGGCGGGCGAGGTGCACGTCGCCGCGGGCGTCAGCGCGTACGCCCAGCGCCGCGAGACCCGGCTGCGCGAGGCGCTGGCGGCGGACGGGCGGCGGCTCGTCGTGCACGAGGCGGCGGTCACCGTGCTGGCGCCGGGTGCGGTGACGCCGCAGGGGCGGGACCACTTCGCGGTGTTCACCCCGTACTTCCGCCGCTGGCGCGCCGCCGCGCCCCGCACGCCGCTGCCCGCGCCGCGCCGCGTCCCGGTGCCCGCGGGGGTGCGCTCGATCGCGCTCCCGGCGCGCGCGGAGGTCTCCGGCACCTCACCGGGCCTGGCCCGCGGCGGCGAGAAGGAGGGCAGGCGGCGCTTCGCGGCCTGGCTTCGTACCGGGGTGGCCGCGTACGCGGACCGCCACGACGACCTCCCCGGCGACGCCACCTCCCGGCTCTCCCCGCACCTGCACTTCGGCACGCTCTCCGCCACCGAACTCGTCCACCGCGCCCGCGCGGCGGGCGGCCCGGGCGCCGACGCGTTCGTCCGGCAGCTCGCCTGGCGGGACTTCCACCACCAGGTCCTCGCCGCGCGCCCCGACGCGGCGCACGCCGACTACCGCCCGCGCGGCGACCGGTGGCGCACGGACGCCGACGGGACCGCGGCGTGGCGCGCGGGGCGGACCGGCTACCCGATCG
The Streptomyces sp. CNQ-509 DNA segment above includes these coding regions:
- a CDS encoding STAS domain-containing protein; this translates as MRAHRLTLNVLSSSAQCAVIRVGGELDHGGERLFLDTVGSCVDSGHRYVVLDLTTLTFCDSRGLNCLFAVRWLLRRQGGELLLAAVGRRVTYLLEQTGSTDVIAMYRSVREALEHVPEPLRARWPPGAVPDAARPSRPDR
- a CDS encoding deoxyribodipyrimidine photo-lyase, whose translation is MSVAVCLFTSDLRLHDNPALHAAVHAADDVVPLFVADDALARIGFAPPNRRAFLADCLAGLDEALRARGGRLVVRAGDPVREAVRVAAAAGAGEVHVAAGVSAYAQRRETRLREALAADGRRLVVHEAAVTVLAPGAVTPQGRDHFAVFTPYFRRWRAAAPRTPLPAPRRVPVPAGVRSIALPARAEVSGTSPGLARGGEKEGRRRFAAWLRTGVAAYADRHDDLPGDATSRLSPHLHFGTLSATELVHRARAAGGPGADAFVRQLAWRDFHHQVLAARPDAAHADYRPRGDRWRTDADGTAAWRAGRTGYPIVDAAMRQLAHEGWMHNRGRLLTASFLTKTLYVDWRVGAAHFLGLLVDGDIANNQLNWQWVAGTGTDTRPNRVLNPLAQARRYDPEGVYVRRWVPELAGFAGAAVHRPWRLPAGERAESGYPERVVELAEGADRFLRGRGKR